In Sphingobium sp. EP60837, one genomic interval encodes:
- a CDS encoding phosphotransferase family protein: MNVEQLNAGLTQVREAHRFDEGALRAWLRDHVPEAEGELTVRQFKGGQSNPTFRLDTPGRSFVMRRKPPGVTVPGAHAVDREARVIGALGKAGFPVPQVYGLCTDEAVIGSWFYVMECVEGRVFWNSRFESVPAEERPAYFDAMNATLALLHNFDPAALGLDDFGKKGNYFERQIARWSRQYLSDEAAGRDANMDRLIEWLPVNIPAGDESRIVHGDYRADNMVFDPTEPRVSAVLDWELSTLGHPLADFVNHIMMYRLPPEILSGLRGVDIAALNLMPEEDYIAAYCQRTGREGIKNIGFYRAFALFRLAAIYHGIKARALRGTAASAHAEELAAQYPLLAKLGWGEAEAA, from the coding sequence ATGAACGTCGAGCAGCTGAATGCGGGCCTCACGCAAGTGCGCGAGGCGCATCGTTTCGATGAAGGCGCTCTGCGGGCCTGGTTGCGCGATCATGTGCCAGAGGCGGAAGGGGAACTGACCGTCCGGCAGTTCAAGGGCGGGCAGTCCAATCCGACCTTCCGGCTGGACACGCCGGGCCGCTCCTTCGTCATGCGGCGCAAGCCGCCGGGTGTTACGGTTCCGGGCGCTCATGCCGTCGATCGGGAAGCGCGGGTGATCGGGGCGCTCGGCAAGGCCGGCTTTCCGGTGCCGCAGGTTTACGGCTTGTGCACTGACGAAGCGGTGATCGGCAGCTGGTTCTACGTCATGGAATGTGTCGAGGGACGGGTCTTCTGGAATTCCCGCTTCGAATCCGTGCCTGCCGAAGAGCGGCCTGCCTATTTCGACGCCATGAACGCGACGCTGGCGCTGCTGCACAACTTCGATCCTGCAGCCCTTGGGCTCGACGACTTCGGGAAGAAGGGCAATTATTTCGAGCGTCAGATCGCGCGCTGGTCCCGCCAATATCTGAGCGACGAAGCCGCAGGCCGCGACGCCAATATGGATCGGCTGATCGAATGGCTTCCGGTAAACATTCCCGCGGGCGATGAGAGCCGGATCGTTCATGGCGACTATCGCGCGGACAATATGGTCTTTGATCCGACCGAGCCGCGCGTGTCGGCAGTGCTGGACTGGGAGCTGTCGACGCTTGGCCATCCGCTGGCGGATTTCGTGAATCACATCATGATGTACCGCCTGCCGCCGGAGATTCTTTCCGGGTTGCGCGGCGTTGACATCGCGGCGCTAAACCTGATGCCCGAAGAGGATTATATCGCTGCCTATTGCCAGCGGACGGGACGGGAAGGCATTAAGAATATCGGCTTTTACCGCGCCTTCGCCCTGTTCCGGCTTGCCGCCATCTATCATGGCATCAAGGCCAGAGCATTGCGCGGGACGGCCGCGTCGGCGCATGCAGAAGAACTGGCGGCGCAATATCCTCTGCTCGCTAAATTAGGGTGGGGCGAAGCAGAGGCGGCTTGA
- a CDS encoding acyl-CoA dehydrogenase family protein, with protein sequence MATIDHEDGRAIAQKVERFVRDIVVPYETDSRRDDHGPLDSLVHEIRARAREAGVLTPHIRPDGSHLSHRATARVLRASGLSPLGPLACNTNAPDEGNMFLLGKVATPEQKQQFLDPMVAGEGRSCFLMTEPAADGGTGSDPSMMQTRAELQGDEWVVNGRKAFATGFDGAKFAILMAKTEREDGTPSATMFLVPLPHPALQQERLISTIDSSMPGGHAVVKVENLRLSASAILGAAHEGFAYAQIRLAPARLTHCMRWLGAATRANEIATEYAVRRQAFGKALIDHEGVGFMLADNLIDLKQCELMIDWCADALDAGEKAITESSMAKVAVSETLFRVADRCVQVMGGTGVSHDTIVEQVFREIRAFRIYDGPTQVHKWSLAKKIKREALARS encoded by the coding sequence ATGGCGACCATAGATCATGAGGATGGGCGAGCTATAGCCCAAAAGGTCGAAAGGTTCGTCCGCGACATCGTCGTACCCTATGAGACGGACAGCCGCCGGGACGATCATGGGCCGCTCGATTCATTGGTGCACGAAATACGCGCCAGGGCGCGTGAAGCCGGGGTGCTGACGCCGCATATCCGCCCCGACGGCAGCCATCTCAGCCACCGGGCGACGGCGCGGGTTCTGCGCGCGTCCGGACTTTCGCCGCTGGGTCCGTTGGCGTGCAACACTAACGCGCCCGACGAAGGCAATATGTTCCTGCTCGGGAAGGTTGCGACGCCGGAGCAGAAGCAGCAGTTTCTCGACCCCATGGTGGCTGGCGAGGGCCGATCCTGCTTCCTGATGACGGAGCCGGCGGCCGATGGGGGCACCGGGTCCGATCCATCGATGATGCAGACGCGCGCCGAATTACAGGGCGACGAATGGGTAGTGAACGGACGCAAAGCGTTCGCGACGGGTTTCGACGGAGCCAAATTCGCTATCCTTATGGCGAAGACTGAGCGAGAGGACGGCACGCCTTCCGCCACCATGTTCCTGGTCCCCCTGCCGCATCCTGCGCTTCAGCAGGAACGGCTGATCAGCACGATCGACAGCTCCATGCCGGGCGGCCATGCGGTCGTGAAGGTCGAAAATCTGCGCCTGTCTGCATCCGCGATCCTGGGTGCGGCGCATGAAGGCTTTGCCTATGCGCAGATCCGCCTCGCTCCTGCGCGGTTGACCCATTGCATGCGCTGGCTGGGCGCAGCGACGCGCGCTAATGAGATCGCCACCGAATATGCGGTCAGGCGGCAGGCGTTTGGCAAGGCGCTGATCGACCATGAGGGCGTTGGCTTCATGCTGGCCGATAATCTCATCGACCTAAAGCAGTGCGAGCTGATGATCGACTGGTGCGCCGACGCGCTCGATGCCGGGGAAAAGGCGATCACCGAAAGCTCCATGGCAAAGGTCGCCGTATCTGAAACCCTGTTCCGTGTGGCGGATCGCTGCGTCCAGGTGATGGGTGGTACGGGCGTCAGTCACGACACGATCGTCGAGCAGGTGTTCCGCGAAATCCGGGCCTTCCGGATCTATGACGGCCCAACGCAGGTGCATAAATGGTCGCTGGCCAAGAAGATCAAGCGCGAGGCATTGGCCCGGTCATGA
- a CDS encoding alpha/beta fold hydrolase, with amino-acid sequence MPENTSRVTAAVKRPFLNSRMTLSYTEWPNHGAPLVILIHGSRDHSRSWDAMAEALRPKYHVIAPDLRGHGDSGWSQDGRYDFAAYLSDLAALAQELGLGAERRAALIGHSLGAHIALRFSAVYPDKVRQVVAVEAVGALPAIEERRLGRMIEKRIGDWLEERHAASLTPPRQFASIDEAEDRMRARHRFLSATQAHHLTRHGLKRVGEANWQWKHDPYLAVWPFPDITPDEARTLWRHISCPALLLYGERSWPSGVPADLLRAIPHVREVRLADSGHWPQHDAFDACRAAIEEFLAE; translated from the coding sequence ATGCCGGAAAATACAAGCCGCGTCACCGCCGCCGTAAAGCGCCCTTTTCTAAACAGCCGCATGACGCTCAGCTACACTGAATGGCCGAATCATGGTGCGCCCCTCGTCATCCTGATTCACGGAAGCCGCGACCATAGCCGCAGCTGGGACGCGATGGCGGAAGCGTTGCGGCCAAAATATCATGTGATCGCGCCGGACCTGCGCGGCCATGGCGACAGCGGCTGGTCGCAGGACGGGCGCTATGACTTCGCCGCCTATCTGTCCGACCTCGCCGCGCTGGCACAGGAGCTTGGCCTTGGCGCGGAGCGGAGGGCGGCGCTGATCGGCCATTCGCTGGGCGCGCATATCGCACTGCGGTTCAGCGCCGTTTACCCGGATAAGGTGCGCCAGGTGGTGGCGGTCGAAGCGGTCGGCGCACTTCCCGCCATTGAAGAGCGCCGTCTGGGGCGGATGATCGAAAAGAGGATAGGCGACTGGCTGGAGGAGCGGCATGCCGCTTCGCTGACGCCCCCCCGCCAGTTCGCGTCGATCGATGAAGCGGAGGACAGGATGCGGGCACGCCACAGATTTCTGTCGGCTACCCAGGCGCATCATCTGACGCGCCATGGCCTGAAGCGGGTGGGCGAGGCGAACTGGCAGTGGAAGCATGATCCCTATCTCGCCGTCTGGCCCTTTCCCGACATCACGCCGGACGAGGCCCGCACATTGTGGCGTCACATTTCTTGCCCGGCACTGCTGCTCTATGGCGAGCGCAGCTGGCCGTCCGGTGTGCCCGCCGACCTGCTGAGGGCGATTCCGCATGTGCGGGAAGTCCGGCTGGCCGACAGCGGTCATTGGCCGCAGCATGACGCGTTCGACGCATGCCGCGCCGCGATCGAAGAGTTTCTGGCCGAATGA
- a CDS encoding class I adenylate-forming enzyme family protein: MKEEHLRKELHHGRVVDCYADRPQDIYAMFLDAVRRAPDSIALVEGDVRWSYASLAARVDACAARLTALGLAAGDRMGILLSNRADYMTLLVAAARLGVIAVPMNIRQRAPETAYALTDSGAAAIIYDDALEDQLPDRASLPAVRHWLPYQAEAAAWSAAGPETRADRPDHSAVGEDDPFCILYTSGTTGRPKGAVLTHLGLTTICIGTQNHLQLKDGESMILAVPASHVTGIGLVLMLSVRVAGKVVVEEAFKARQFLELAQAERMSFAIMVPAMYKLCLMDPDFDNFDLSSWRIGAFGGAPMAEATIEALAEHVPQLTLVNIYGSTETSSPAVMMPLGQCASHRDKVGKPLPYTDIVIMDEDGRQVPPGAQGEIWIAGAMTVPRYWNNPEATEKGFAAGYWKSGDIGAMDADGYICVLDRMKDMINRGGFKIYSVEVENTLMAHEAVAEAVVVGRPCPVLGERVEAFVVTNEQADDASLRQFCAERLSDYKVPDHVYIVEGPLPRNPNGKLLKNAVREWLPALSEGQPA, from the coding sequence ATGAAGGAAGAGCATCTCCGCAAGGAATTGCACCACGGCAGGGTGGTGGACTGTTACGCGGATCGGCCGCAAGACATTTACGCGATGTTTCTGGATGCGGTGCGGCGCGCGCCTGACTCGATCGCATTGGTAGAAGGCGATGTGCGATGGAGTTATGCCAGTCTTGCCGCGCGCGTGGACGCCTGCGCCGCGCGGCTGACCGCGCTCGGCCTTGCCGCTGGCGATCGGATGGGCATCCTTCTTTCCAACCGCGCTGACTACATGACATTGCTGGTGGCCGCAGCGCGGCTCGGCGTCATCGCGGTCCCGATGAACATCCGCCAACGCGCGCCCGAAACCGCCTATGCGCTGACCGATAGCGGCGCGGCGGCGATCATTTATGACGACGCGCTGGAAGACCAACTGCCCGACCGCGCCAGCCTGCCCGCGGTCCGCCATTGGCTCCCCTACCAAGCGGAAGCGGCAGCTTGGTCAGCCGCTGGGCCGGAAACGCGAGCAGACAGGCCGGATCACTCCGCAGTGGGAGAGGACGATCCTTTCTGCATCCTATATACGTCCGGCACCACTGGTCGTCCCAAGGGCGCGGTGCTGACCCATCTCGGGCTCACCACCATCTGCATCGGCACTCAAAATCATCTGCAGTTGAAAGACGGCGAGTCGATGATCCTGGCCGTCCCTGCGTCGCACGTTACCGGCATCGGCCTTGTCTTGATGCTCAGCGTCCGCGTGGCCGGCAAGGTGGTCGTGGAGGAGGCGTTCAAGGCACGGCAGTTCCTGGAATTGGCGCAAGCCGAACGCATGAGCTTCGCCATCATGGTTCCGGCAATGTACAAGCTGTGCCTGATGGACCCCGACTTCGACAATTTCGATCTGTCGAGTTGGCGGATCGGCGCATTCGGCGGAGCGCCGATGGCCGAGGCGACGATCGAGGCGCTGGCCGAACATGTGCCACAGCTGACGCTGGTGAACATCTACGGATCGACGGAGACCTCGTCCCCTGCGGTAATGATGCCGCTGGGACAATGCGCATCTCATCGCGACAAGGTGGGCAAGCCACTTCCCTATACCGATATCGTCATCATGGACGAGGATGGACGTCAGGTGCCGCCAGGCGCGCAGGGCGAAATCTGGATTGCAGGGGCGATGACGGTCCCGCGCTACTGGAACAATCCCGAAGCGACTGAAAAAGGCTTTGCGGCCGGCTATTGGAAGTCGGGCGATATCGGCGCGATGGATGCGGACGGATATATCTGCGTACTCGATCGCATGAAGGATATGATCAATAGAGGCGGATTCAAAATCTACTCGGTCGAGGTCGAAAACACCCTGATGGCGCATGAGGCCGTGGCCGAAGCGGTTGTGGTCGGCCGCCCTTGCCCCGTGTTGGGCGAGCGGGTCGAGGCGTTCGTCGTGACGAACGAACAGGCCGACGACGCCAGCCTGCGTCAATTCTGCGCGGAGCGCCTTTCGGACTATAAGGTGCCCGATCATGTCTATATCGTGGAAGGCCCGTTGCCCCGCAATCCGAACGGAAAGCTGCTGAAAAATGCGGTGCGCGAATGGCTTCCAGCCTTGTCCGAGGGCCAGCCCGCCTAA
- a CDS encoding flavin-containing monooxygenase — translation MAAQYADVVGTAPADLKARKLPLKDTPELRQALAEGEIHTLLMTYVHLSGDESMLDKFAPHIKSPYAYPPEEIPADLTAELRQKLLYVLSTPGAALEGDIAEALMHRMMTVGLAEEVADEFLPLLYDQIGFRPEVPRRQRKDRKPAPAGFKVLVIGAGMTGLAAGVKLAEAGYDWEIIEKNEEVGGTWWENRYPGVGVDTPSHFYSFSFALNSEWHNYHPQGTDMFAYLKRVADDYKLRPNIRFNTLVEKLVWDEDAAVWNVTVRRKDGSEEVIRANAVINGHGPVNRLKWPAIPGLDSFQGTRLHTATWDTSMDLKGKRVGVIGTGASAAQLIPAIAKDVSELYVFQRSRHWVMPSPAGDDEVTEGVKFAMRHIPHYLEWFRFRIYWYAADGLYPNVLLDPEWPEDSPSVSAVNEGMRKFAVGYIDKMFADRPDLREKLTPDFPVFSKRIILDRGPYFPTYLEPHVHLEQSGIEKVTPKGLLLKDGREIQLDVLICATGFDVANMMGDLEIVGIGGKHLRSEWGTEDPRAYFGMLIPGFPNYFHTVGPNSAPNHAAGQNLISERQVNYAIECLDWVNAKEKKALQPTKPAFDAWQKKVETQMVKMIWSHPRAYSYYNNSKKRNFLSWPWRLIDFWNECRGPRKEDFELL, via the coding sequence ATGGCTGCCCAATATGCAGACGTGGTGGGGACCGCCCCTGCCGACTTAAAGGCGCGCAAGCTGCCGCTGAAGGATACGCCTGAATTACGGCAGGCGCTGGCGGAGGGCGAAATCCACACGCTGCTGATGACCTATGTGCATCTGAGCGGTGATGAGTCGATGCTCGACAAGTTCGCTCCGCATATCAAGTCGCCCTATGCCTATCCTCCCGAAGAGATCCCAGCGGACCTGACCGCAGAACTACGGCAGAAGCTGCTCTATGTCCTCAGCACGCCGGGTGCGGCGCTGGAGGGCGATATTGCCGAGGCGCTGATGCACCGCATGATGACGGTCGGCCTGGCCGAGGAAGTCGCCGACGAATTCCTGCCGCTGCTCTACGACCAGATCGGTTTCCGTCCCGAAGTTCCACGGCGCCAGCGCAAGGACCGCAAGCCCGCCCCTGCCGGCTTCAAGGTGCTGGTGATCGGCGCGGGCATGACCGGCCTTGCGGCGGGCGTAAAGCTGGCCGAAGCGGGCTATGATTGGGAAATCATCGAAAAGAATGAAGAAGTCGGCGGCACCTGGTGGGAAAACCGCTATCCGGGCGTGGGCGTCGATACGCCCAGCCACTTCTACTCCTTCTCCTTCGCGCTCAATTCCGAATGGCATAATTACCACCCGCAGGGCACGGACATGTTCGCCTACCTCAAGCGGGTGGCTGACGATTACAAGCTGCGGCCGAATATTCGCTTCAATACGCTGGTGGAAAAGCTGGTCTGGGACGAGGACGCCGCAGTATGGAACGTCACCGTCCGCAGGAAGGACGGCAGCGAAGAGGTTATCCGCGCCAATGCTGTCATCAACGGCCACGGCCCTGTCAACCGTCTGAAATGGCCTGCTATTCCGGGTCTCGACAGCTTCCAGGGCACGCGGCTGCACACCGCCACCTGGGACACGTCGATGGACCTCAAGGGCAAGCGCGTCGGCGTCATCGGCACGGGTGCCAGCGCGGCGCAGCTGATCCCCGCCATCGCCAAGGACGTGAGCGAGCTGTATGTTTTCCAGCGCAGCCGCCATTGGGTAATGCCGAGCCCAGCGGGCGACGATGAAGTCACCGAAGGCGTCAAGTTCGCCATGCGGCACATCCCGCATTATCTGGAATGGTTCCGCTTCCGCATCTACTGGTACGCCGCCGACGGGCTCTATCCCAATGTGCTGCTCGATCCCGAATGGCCCGAGGATTCCCCTTCGGTTTCCGCAGTGAACGAAGGGATGCGCAAGTTCGCGGTCGGCTATATCGACAAGATGTTCGCCGATCGGCCTGACCTCAGGGAAAAGCTGACACCGGACTTCCCGGTCTTTTCCAAGCGCATCATCCTCGACCGCGGCCCCTATTTCCCGACCTATCTGGAACCGCATGTCCATCTTGAGCAGTCGGGCATCGAAAAGGTGACGCCCAAGGGGCTGCTGCTGAAGGATGGACGCGAGATCCAACTGGACGTGCTGATCTGCGCCACCGGCTTCGACGTCGCCAACATGATGGGCGATCTGGAAATCGTCGGCATTGGCGGCAAGCATCTGCGCAGCGAGTGGGGCACGGAAGATCCGCGCGCTTATTTCGGCATGCTCATCCCCGGCTTCCCCAATTATTTCCACACGGTCGGGCCGAACAGCGCGCCCAACCATGCGGCCGGGCAAAACCTGATTTCCGAGCGTCAGGTCAATTATGCGATCGAGTGCCTCGATTGGGTCAATGCCAAGGAAAAGAAGGCGCTGCAGCCCACCAAGCCTGCCTTCGACGCCTGGCAGAAGAAGGTGGAGACCCAGATGGTCAAGATGATCTGGAGCCATCCGCGGGCCTACAGCTATTACAATAATAGCAAGAAGCGGAATTTCCTGTCTTGGCCGTGGCGGCTCATCGACTTCTGGAATGAATGCCGCGGCCCGCGCAAAGAAGATTTTGAATTGCTATAA
- a CDS encoding SDR family NAD(P)-dependent oxidoreductase, whose amino-acid sequence MTVSLLGLEGKKALIVGGGRGMGEASALLLAEAGCDIAVLDSVLERAEQVAKEVRALGRAGIAIEADILDEASVKQAVADAEAAMGGLDILVTIVGQALFKPLLDVTLEEWDYDQSRNLRYFFVTGRAVAQSMIARGVPGSLICIGSVDGAVGSPMHAPYGAAKAGLMHLVKSMAAEWGRQGIRANAVAPGSITTPRLPETPDSRALMESSVLPIGRPGTTRDVAGAVLFLASGLSEYVTGHTLFVDGGWMAANHFDPRVMATKKSNE is encoded by the coding sequence ATGACCGTGTCATTGTTGGGCTTGGAAGGAAAGAAGGCGCTGATCGTCGGTGGCGGCCGCGGCATGGGCGAAGCAAGCGCCCTGCTGCTGGCGGAAGCCGGATGCGACATCGCCGTGCTCGACAGCGTGCTCGAAAGGGCCGAACAGGTCGCGAAGGAAGTGCGGGCGCTGGGCCGCGCGGGCATCGCGATCGAAGCGGACATATTGGACGAAGCCTCGGTCAAGCAGGCAGTGGCCGATGCGGAAGCAGCGATGGGCGGCCTCGACATATTGGTTACCATCGTCGGACAGGCTTTGTTCAAGCCGCTGCTCGACGTGACGCTGGAGGAATGGGATTATGATCAGTCCCGGAACCTTCGCTATTTCTTCGTGACCGGCCGCGCCGTTGCGCAATCGATGATCGCGCGCGGGGTGCCTGGATCGCTGATCTGCATCGGGTCGGTGGACGGCGCTGTCGGTTCACCCATGCACGCACCCTATGGCGCGGCCAAGGCTGGCCTTATGCATCTGGTAAAGTCCATGGCGGCGGAATGGGGACGCCAGGGCATCCGCGCCAATGCCGTAGCGCCGGGCAGCATCACCACCCCGCGCCTGCCGGAGACGCCGGATTCCCGCGCGCTGATGGAATCGAGCGTGCTGCCGATCGGCAGGCCCGGCACCACTCGCGATGTGGCCGGTGCCGTCCTGTTCCTGGCTTCGGGTCTGTCGGAATATGTGACCGGGCACACGCTGTTCGTCGATGGCGGATGGATGGCGGCAAACCATTTCGATCCGCGCGTCATGGCAACGAAGAAAAGCAACGAATAG
- a CDS encoding IclR family transcriptional regulator domain-containing protein, with product MNAGVPARTIEISEALGIPNSSADEILRTLAATGYLTYNQATKLYAPSYKIVANASSIEQSFFGGGQIGEIMEDMRRETGASVFVTQQNDCWSESIAETLGDWKASPDVAPSYHDQMVCFERNSWRPGTNFAAAMLAQQSNVDIIQLATRTQRLGFGPKGPTLMKHLVDRIAQTRNRGFSICRRSRSQPVDSIAMPLRVPHGVASYAIGVVGDPLFSSDNDVRQMLSGMQSVIFRYNDGIRRSKTISIQ from the coding sequence ATGAACGCGGGCGTTCCGGCTCGTACTATCGAAATCAGCGAGGCGCTCGGTATCCCCAATTCCAGCGCGGATGAGATCTTGCGGACGCTCGCGGCGACCGGTTATCTCACCTACAATCAGGCGACTAAGCTTTACGCTCCATCCTACAAGATCGTCGCCAATGCTTCATCGATCGAACAGAGCTTCTTCGGCGGTGGACAGATTGGCGAGATCATGGAGGATATGCGCCGTGAAACCGGAGCGAGCGTGTTCGTCACTCAGCAGAATGACTGCTGGTCTGAAAGCATCGCGGAAACGCTAGGCGATTGGAAGGCGTCGCCGGACGTAGCGCCCAGCTATCACGACCAGATGGTCTGTTTCGAACGCAATAGTTGGCGTCCCGGCACCAATTTTGCGGCGGCGATGCTGGCGCAGCAATCCAATGTCGATATCATTCAACTCGCCACCCGGACACAGCGGCTTGGCTTTGGTCCGAAAGGGCCGACGCTGATGAAGCATCTGGTGGATCGCATAGCCCAGACGCGCAACCGCGGTTTTTCCATCTGCCGCCGCAGCCGGTCGCAGCCGGTCGATTCCATCGCCATGCCTTTGCGCGTGCCGCACGGCGTCGCTTCCTACGCCATTGGCGTTGTGGGCGATCCCTTGTTCTCAAGCGACAATGATGTGCGGCAGATGCTGTCAGGCATGCAGTCGGTCATCTTCCGCTACAATGACGGAATCCGCCGGAGCAAGACGATCAGTATTCAATAA
- a CDS encoding cysteine hydrolase family protein — protein MAVPLHGRAALIISECQRGIVEQGMGGFAGLIGQVAERGILLKIAHLAGRFRDAGLPIWHLTIAHRPDFADVQPNSLLAVMARKNRLLIAGSPEAQIVGELSPAPQDFVVARSSGLIGLHGTALDAMLRRMRIDTIVITGVSTNVAVAGCAMAGADLGYHVIIAEDCVAAADSGTHEVIMRDQLRMVARIASADDIEQALQPSGPY, from the coding sequence TTGGCCGTTCCCCTTCATGGCCGCGCGGCCCTCATAATCAGCGAATGCCAGCGCGGGATCGTGGAGCAGGGCATGGGCGGCTTCGCGGGCCTGATCGGGCAGGTTGCGGAACGCGGCATCCTGCTCAAGATTGCCCATCTTGCCGGGCGATTCCGGGACGCGGGTCTCCCGATATGGCACCTCACCATCGCTCACCGGCCAGACTTCGCGGACGTCCAGCCCAACAGCCTGCTCGCGGTGATGGCTCGGAAAAACCGCCTGCTGATCGCGGGAAGCCCGGAAGCGCAGATTGTCGGCGAACTGTCGCCCGCACCGCAGGATTTCGTCGTCGCGCGCAGTTCGGGGCTGATCGGGCTTCACGGCACGGCACTCGACGCCATGCTGCGGCGGATGCGCATAGACACGATCGTGATTACTGGCGTCTCGACCAATGTCGCCGTTGCGGGCTGCGCGATGGCTGGCGCGGATCTGGGCTATCATGTGATCATCGCAGAAGATTGCGTGGCGGCGGCCGACTCCGGCACTCATGAAGTCATCATGAGGGACCAGTTGCGCATGGTCGCTCGCATCGCCAGCGCCGATGACATCGAACAAGCGCTGCAACCATCCGGCCCTTATTGA
- a CDS encoding NAD-dependent epimerase/dehydratase family protein, which produces MRILVLGATGYLGSHIARHLTASGHRVSGLTRSSDRDAALVMEGVRPLRGDLSQLDAVIDMMREHDATIYAAQLMLQEEFDTIAALLKAMDGKLHSFLFTSGTGLLSQRTDGAWSEDSFAEDDPFIPSKYIGYRLVTETMIRQAGTSGSVRAMVVRPPMIWGHGGCGHLRMFYADAVRNSDVAYLGAGLNLYSNVHVDDLAEVYRLALEKGMAGALYHAVAGELNNRMLAEAVARDLGVHAHSVDFAEGVRRWGKFETLIGMATCSRSRSPRTRRELGWTPRHLNILSDVGHPAYRALAGR; this is translated from the coding sequence ATGCGCATTCTCGTCCTCGGCGCGACCGGCTATCTCGGGTCGCACATTGCCCGTCACCTCACGGCATCGGGGCATCGGGTCAGCGGCCTCACTCGCAGCAGCGATCGCGATGCGGCCCTGGTGATGGAGGGCGTCAGACCGCTGCGCGGCGACCTTAGCCAGTTGGACGCCGTCATCGACATGATGCGCGAACATGATGCGACCATCTATGCCGCCCAGCTCATGCTGCAGGAGGAGTTCGACACGATCGCGGCGCTATTGAAGGCGATGGACGGCAAGTTGCATAGCTTTCTCTTCACCAGTGGCACCGGCCTGTTGTCCCAAAGGACGGACGGGGCGTGGAGCGAGGACAGCTTCGCCGAAGACGACCCTTTCATACCGTCCAAATATATCGGATATCGCCTCGTGACCGAAACGATGATCCGGCAGGCGGGAACATCGGGCAGCGTCCGCGCAATGGTGGTTCGGCCGCCGATGATCTGGGGCCATGGCGGCTGCGGCCATCTGCGCATGTTCTACGCGGATGCCGTGCGCAACAGTGATGTCGCCTATCTGGGCGCAGGGCTAAACCTCTATTCCAATGTCCATGTCGATGATCTGGCGGAGGTCTATCGCCTGGCGCTGGAGAAAGGCATGGCGGGCGCGCTCTACCATGCCGTCGCTGGGGAGTTGAACAATCGCATGCTGGCCGAGGCGGTGGCCCGCGACCTTGGCGTCCATGCACACAGCGTGGATTTCGCCGAAGGCGTTCGCCGCTGGGGCAAGTTCGAAACGCTGATCGGCATGGCGACCTGCAGCCGTTCTCGCAGTCCGCGAACACGGCGCGAACTGGGCTGGACGCCCCGCCATCTCAATATCCTCTCTGATGTAGGCCACCCTGCCTATCGCGCGCTGGCGGGGCGGTAG
- a CDS encoding SDR family NAD(P)-dependent oxidoreductase, which produces MTLPSFGLEGKTALVTGASSGLGEHFARTLAAQGTRLILTARRTDLLQSLAASLPDARAMALDVQDASSIDRLWQQVGAVDILVNNAGVAGGGPLLDQDEAEWDRIMDTNARGTYLVARGAAQAIVAAGRQGSIINVASILGLRQAAQVGSYAISKAAVVQMSKVMALEWARHGIRVNALCPGYISTPLNAAFWEMDAGRALIGRIPQRRLGQPEDLDGALLLLASDLGAYITGAELVVDGGHMVNTL; this is translated from the coding sequence ATGACGCTTCCCAGCTTCGGCCTTGAGGGGAAGACGGCGCTCGTCACCGGCGCGAGCAGCGGGCTTGGCGAGCATTTCGCGCGGACGCTCGCTGCCCAGGGGACACGGTTAATCCTGACAGCGCGGCGGACCGATCTGCTTCAGTCGCTTGCAGCGTCCCTTCCCGATGCGCGCGCCATGGCGCTGGACGTGCAGGACGCCTCGTCCATAGACCGGCTGTGGCAACAGGTGGGTGCGGTCGATATTCTGGTCAACAATGCGGGGGTGGCAGGCGGCGGCCCTCTACTCGATCAGGACGAAGCGGAATGGGACCGCATCATGGATACCAATGCGCGTGGCACCTATTTGGTAGCGCGCGGTGCGGCGCAGGCGATAGTTGCGGCCGGGCGTCAGGGCAGCATCATCAACGTGGCGTCGATCCTTGGGCTGCGTCAAGCGGCGCAGGTCGGCTCCTACGCCATTTCTAAGGCTGCCGTCGTGCAGATGTCGAAGGTCATGGCGTTGGAATGGGCGCGCCACGGCATTCGCGTGAACGCGCTATGTCCAGGTTATATTTCGACGCCACTCAACGCTGCGTTCTGGGAAATGGACGCGGGCAGAGCGCTGATCGGCAGAATTCCGCAACGCCGCCTGGGACAGCCGGAGGATCTGGACGGCGCGTTGCTCCTGCTGGCGTCAGACCTTGGCGCTTATATCACCGGTGCTGAACTGGTCGTGGATGGTGGTCATATGGTGAATACGCTTTAG